From the genome of Streptomyces sp. NBC_01260, one region includes:
- a CDS encoding DsbA family protein, producing the protein MSDPTPAAPVVLDLWCELQCPDCHHALTDVHALRARYGDRIEVRLRHFPLEKHKHAYAAAQAAEEAAAQGKDWPYIEAVLARTADLGRGGEPLLIEVAEELGLDAEEFDTALIDGRHLLIVDADQAEGKAIGVTGTPTYVIGGERLDGGKSQEGLRERIEEIADRLLAGQG; encoded by the coding sequence ATGAGTGATCCCACCCCCGCAGCGCCGGTCGTCCTCGACCTCTGGTGCGAGCTCCAGTGCCCCGACTGCCACCACGCCCTCACCGATGTGCACGCTCTGCGGGCACGGTACGGCGACCGGATCGAGGTGCGGCTGCGGCACTTCCCGCTGGAGAAGCACAAGCACGCCTACGCCGCCGCGCAGGCCGCCGAGGAGGCCGCGGCGCAGGGCAAGGACTGGCCGTACATCGAGGCCGTGCTCGCCCGCACCGCCGACCTCGGCCGCGGCGGCGAGCCGCTGCTGATCGAGGTTGCGGAGGAACTCGGCCTGGACGCCGAGGAGTTCGACACCGCCCTGATCGACGGTCGGCACCTGCTGATCGTCGACGCCGACCAGGCCGAGGGCAAGGCCATCGGGGTCACCGGCACCCCGACCTATGTGATCGGCGGAGAGCGGCTGGACGGCGGCAAGAGCCAGGAAGGCCTGCGAGAGCGGATCGAGGAGATCGCCGACCGGCTGCTCGCCGGACAGGGCTGA
- a CDS encoding acetylxylan esterase, with amino-acid sequence MPLFDLPLDQLRSYRPESGEPDDFDAFWRRTLEEASAHPLDAEFTAYDAALSKVDAHDVSFAGWGGHRIRAWLNVPAGAEGPLPTVVHYLGYGGGRGLPHDHLVWPAAGWATLLVDTRGQGAVNNNSPGSTPDPHGGGNPQSPGFMTRGILDPDEYYYRRVFTDAVRAVEVARTHPAVDPDRIVVHGGSQGGGIAQAVAGLSPHVKAALIDVPFLTHYRRAVEITDRDPYQEIVRFLSAQHGVCEQVFRTLSYFDGISFAARATVPALYSVALMDTVCPPSTVFAAYNHWAGPKEIEVYPWNNHEGGGSAHRGAQLRMLRDLG; translated from the coding sequence GTGCCCCTTTTCGACCTGCCCCTGGACCAACTCCGCTCCTACCGGCCGGAGTCCGGTGAGCCGGACGACTTCGACGCCTTCTGGCGGCGCACCCTCGAAGAGGCTTCCGCGCACCCGCTGGATGCCGAGTTCACCGCGTACGACGCGGCGTTGAGCAAGGTCGACGCCCATGACGTGTCGTTCGCCGGCTGGGGCGGGCACCGGATACGTGCCTGGCTGAACGTGCCCGCCGGCGCCGAGGGCCCCCTGCCCACCGTCGTCCACTACCTGGGATACGGCGGCGGGCGCGGGCTGCCGCACGACCACCTGGTGTGGCCCGCCGCCGGATGGGCCACCCTGCTCGTGGACACCCGGGGCCAGGGCGCCGTCAACAACAACTCGCCGGGCTCCACCCCGGACCCGCACGGCGGCGGCAATCCGCAGTCGCCCGGCTTCATGACCCGCGGCATCCTCGACCCCGACGAGTACTACTACCGGCGGGTGTTCACCGACGCGGTCCGCGCCGTCGAGGTGGCCCGTACCCACCCGGCCGTCGACCCCGACCGGATCGTCGTGCACGGCGGCAGCCAGGGCGGTGGCATCGCGCAGGCGGTGGCCGGGCTCAGCCCCCACGTCAAGGCCGCGCTCATCGACGTACCGTTCCTGACGCACTACCGGCGCGCCGTCGAGATCACCGACCGGGACCCCTACCAGGAGATCGTCCGCTTCCTGTCCGCCCAGCACGGCGTCTGCGAGCAGGTGTTCCGGACCCTCTCGTACTTCGACGGCATCAGCTTCGCCGCCCGGGCGACGGTACCCGCGCTCTACTCGGTGGCGCTGATGGACACCGTCTGCCCGCCGTCCACCGTCTTCGCCGCCTACAACCACTGGGCGGGTCCCAAGGAGATCGAGGTCTATCCCTGGAACAACCACGAGGGCGGCGGTTCGGCCCACCGAGGGGCGCAGCTGCGTATGCTGCGGGACCTGGGCTGA
- a CDS encoding RNA polymerase sigma factor, with protein MSTGPAEARAALAEAYRGEWGAVFGTIVRLTGDWELAEDCAQEAFARALPAWEREGVPQKPGAWLVTAARHRAFDTLRRGTAERSKMAEVAALKAAGIPYRVPPPGARAERLDGVLAVIYLMFTEGYAPSDGNTQRDSLAEEAVRLARLVAAEAPDEPEARGLLALLLLQHSRRAARLDADGGLVTLDRQDRTRWDHALIAEGAALAREAVEAGGSYALQAAIAAQHALAPTAAATDWAAIVMWYDRLLALRANPVVELNRAVAVGMHEGPQAQLDAVDALGTSRKLAGNHAVPAVRADGLRRLGRAREAAEAYRTAEATAPNRAIAREYAKQAAELDQMNEGSVPL; from the coding sequence GTGAGCACCGGGCCGGCAGAGGCGCGGGCAGCGCTGGCGGAGGCCTACCGGGGCGAGTGGGGCGCCGTGTTCGGCACGATCGTGCGCCTGACCGGCGACTGGGAACTGGCCGAGGACTGCGCACAGGAGGCGTTCGCCCGCGCCCTGCCGGCCTGGGAGCGGGAAGGGGTGCCGCAGAAGCCGGGGGCATGGCTGGTGACCGCCGCGCGGCACCGCGCCTTCGACACGCTGCGTCGCGGGACGGCCGAGCGCAGCAAGATGGCCGAAGTCGCCGCGCTCAAGGCGGCAGGCATCCCGTACCGAGTGCCACCGCCCGGCGCACGCGCCGAACGGCTGGACGGCGTACTCGCCGTCATCTACCTCATGTTCACCGAGGGGTACGCACCGAGTGACGGCAACACACAGCGCGACAGCCTCGCGGAGGAGGCCGTCCGGCTGGCCCGGCTCGTCGCCGCCGAGGCACCGGACGAGCCGGAGGCGCGGGGGCTGCTCGCACTGCTGCTGCTCCAGCATTCGAGGCGCGCCGCCCGGCTCGACGCCGACGGCGGGCTGGTCACGCTGGACCGGCAGGACCGCACGCGGTGGGACCACGCACTCATCGCAGAGGGCGCGGCCCTCGCGCGCGAGGCCGTCGAGGCGGGCGGCTCCTACGCCCTCCAGGCGGCCATCGCCGCGCAGCACGCCCTCGCTCCGACCGCGGCCGCGACCGACTGGGCGGCGATCGTGATGTGGTACGACCGTCTCCTCGCCCTGCGTGCGAACCCGGTGGTCGAGCTCAACCGTGCTGTCGCGGTCGGGATGCACGAGGGCCCTCAGGCACAGTTGGACGCCGTGGACGCTCTCGGCACGTCCAGGAAGCTGGCCGGGAACCACGCCGTGCCCGCGGTCCGCGCAGACGGGCTGCGCCGACTCGGCCGCGCGCGCGAGGCGGCCGAGGCATACCGGACGGCGGAGGCGACCGCCCCGAACAGGGCGATCGCCCGGGAGTACGCCAAGCAGGCCGCGGAACTGGATCAGATGAATGAAGGGAGCGTCCCGCTGTGA
- a CDS encoding YciI family protein, with amino-acid sequence MKYVLFIATDPAGEPTDENPQAWVEKWNDRGVRVEGMPLKPAGETRTVRVRGDRVLVTDGPFAETAEWIAGYDLVEAADLDEAIEVAASHPMATAGRIEVRPVEPLDLGPGTGNVPHEGDAPASRFLAILRTDPGAPAFTPDPAVVAEWVRDGLASGRYLGGEHLRPVRDATLVRRREGELLITDGAYTDVPERVSGIVFVDGEWEEAIGYLARCPMARSGSVELREFWTDFS; translated from the coding sequence ATGAAGTACGTGTTGTTCATCGCCACGGACCCCGCAGGGGAGCCGACCGACGAGAACCCGCAGGCATGGGTCGAGAAATGGAACGACCGAGGCGTCCGTGTGGAGGGAATGCCGCTCAAGCCGGCCGGCGAGACCAGGACGGTCCGAGTGCGCGGGGACCGGGTTCTGGTCACCGACGGCCCCTTCGCCGAGACGGCCGAGTGGATCGCCGGGTACGACCTCGTGGAGGCCGCCGACCTCGACGAGGCGATCGAGGTCGCCGCCTCGCACCCGATGGCAACCGCCGGACGCATCGAGGTCCGGCCGGTCGAACCGCTCGATCTCGGGCCCGGCACCGGAAACGTCCCGCACGAGGGCGACGCGCCCGCCTCCCGCTTCCTCGCGATCCTGCGGACGGACCCGGGCGCGCCGGCCTTCACCCCCGATCCCGCCGTGGTGGCCGAGTGGGTTCGCGACGGCCTCGCCTCCGGCCGCTACCTCGGCGGTGAGCACCTGCGTCCCGTCCGGGACGCCACCCTCGTACGCCGCCGCGAAGGGGAGTTGCTGATCACCGACGGCGCGTACACGGATGTGCCGGAACGGGTGTCCGGGATCGTGTTCGTGGACGGCGAATGGGAGGAGGCGATCGGCTACCTCGCCCGCTGTCCCATGGCGCGGTCCGGAAGCGTCGAACTGCGCGAGTTCTGGACGGACTTCTCGTGA
- a CDS encoding DUF4132 domain-containing protein — protein MGWVPAGDYEVALEAGTVVCRNGKGRRLKSVPARLKDDPAVVGLRQLTEWLEQHAHQCLTELEQWMVRSLPVPTAVLARVWPDPAWQTALRDVVVTGVDGGVAGFLRDVDPHRGLGLVDLDGDTVRITPDVVSVPHPVLLDDLDELREFAVELGVRQNVDQLFREVWRRPPGLAPDTTSVDTYAGGVFKELRFLHGRVTQLGYRSRGGYAVCPVVEDGATTEARIWIGEHDGYDEYGTETGPLGWTDPAGRALTAAEVGPVAWSEGMRMAAALYAGRDVADEERAA, from the coding sequence ATGGGGTGGGTTCCGGCGGGCGACTACGAAGTCGCCCTGGAGGCGGGCACGGTGGTCTGCCGCAATGGAAAGGGCCGGCGGCTGAAGTCCGTCCCGGCCAGATTGAAGGACGACCCGGCGGTCGTCGGACTCCGGCAGTTGACCGAGTGGCTGGAGCAGCACGCACACCAGTGCCTGACCGAGCTCGAGCAGTGGATGGTGCGTTCGCTGCCCGTCCCCACTGCCGTGCTCGCCCGGGTCTGGCCCGACCCTGCGTGGCAGACGGCCCTGCGGGACGTGGTGGTCACCGGCGTGGACGGTGGAGTCGCCGGGTTCCTGCGTGATGTCGACCCCCACCGCGGCCTCGGCCTCGTCGACCTGGACGGCGACACGGTCCGCATCACCCCGGACGTCGTCAGCGTGCCCCACCCCGTCCTCCTCGACGATCTCGACGAGCTGCGGGAGTTCGCGGTCGAACTGGGGGTGCGCCAGAACGTGGACCAGTTGTTCCGCGAGGTGTGGCGCCGCCCGCCCGGCCTCGCCCCGGACACCACGTCCGTGGACACCTACGCCGGCGGCGTGTTCAAGGAACTGCGCTTCCTGCACGGCCGCGTCACCCAACTCGGTTACCGGTCGCGCGGCGGATACGCGGTCTGCCCGGTCGTCGAGGACGGCGCCACCACCGAGGCGCGCATCTGGATCGGTGAGCACGACGGATACGACGAGTACGGCACCGAGACGGGCCCCCTGGGCTGGACCGACCCCGCGGGGCGCGCGCTGACGGCCGCCGAGGTCGGCCCCGTCGCGTGGTCCGAGGGCATGCGCATGGCGGCGGCGCTCTACGCCGGCCGCGACGTGGCGGACGAGGAGCGGGCGGCATGA
- a CDS encoding TIGR02611 family protein, with product MNAESDERDGAAAPADPAPATGDVARGVTGDVTQDVAKEDPELGSRAPGFIQASRALHLSWQVGVFMVGLAVVVAGIIMLPLPGPGWLVIFGGMAIWATEFVWAQLVLRWTRRKVTEAARRALDPKVRRRNIALTVIGLVIIAVLVGIYVWKFGIVMPWKIHE from the coding sequence ATGAATGCGGAGAGTGACGAGCGGGACGGAGCCGCCGCACCGGCGGATCCGGCGCCCGCGACGGGGGACGTGGCGAGAGGCGTGACGGGGGACGTCACGCAGGATGTGGCGAAGGAGGACCCGGAGCTCGGCTCCAGGGCGCCCGGATTCATCCAGGCATCCAGGGCGCTGCACCTGAGCTGGCAGGTCGGCGTGTTCATGGTCGGCCTCGCCGTGGTGGTGGCGGGCATCATCATGCTGCCGCTGCCCGGCCCCGGCTGGCTGGTGATCTTCGGCGGCATGGCGATCTGGGCGACCGAGTTCGTCTGGGCGCAGCTGGTGCTGCGCTGGACGCGGCGGAAGGTCACCGAGGCCGCCAGGCGGGCCCTCGATCCCAAGGTCCGGCGGCGCAACATCGCGCTCACCGTGATCGGGCTGGTGATCATCGCGGTGCTGGTGGGGATCTATGTGTGGAAGTTCGGAATCGTCATGCCGTGGAAGATCCACGAGTGA
- a CDS encoding LacI family DNA-binding transcriptional regulator — MARVAGIKDVARQAGVSVGTVSNVINRPEAVLPETRARVLAAIEDLGYVRSESARQLRAGRSRIMALLVLDMGNPFFVDVARGAERAARQAGLGVMVCNSGQSPAEEAEYLGLFAEQRVCGVLVTPADATGRNLESFSRHRIPYVLVDRVASGTGTCAVSVDDVRGGALAVGHLVSAGHRSVAYVSGPGDLHQIRDRRTGALSALAEAGLEPEALVEIPSDRLDVAAGRDAGARLLGLVPRPTAVFCANDLLALGVLQALYAAGVRVPQDIAIVGYDDIEFAAAAAVPLTSVRQPAVVMGRMAAELLLEEAEDDGHHEHRSVVLQPELVVRASSSTPR, encoded by the coding sequence GTGGCGCGTGTGGCAGGGATCAAGGATGTGGCCCGGCAGGCCGGGGTCTCCGTGGGCACGGTCTCCAATGTGATCAACCGTCCGGAGGCCGTACTTCCCGAGACGCGTGCGCGGGTGCTGGCCGCCATCGAGGACCTCGGCTACGTCCGCAGCGAATCCGCTCGCCAGCTCAGGGCGGGACGCAGCCGGATCATGGCCCTGCTCGTCCTGGACATGGGCAACCCCTTCTTCGTCGACGTGGCCCGCGGGGCCGAGCGCGCCGCCCGGCAGGCGGGCCTCGGTGTCATGGTCTGCAACAGCGGCCAGAGCCCCGCGGAAGAGGCCGAGTACCTCGGACTCTTCGCGGAGCAGCGGGTGTGCGGCGTGCTGGTCACTCCGGCCGACGCGACCGGCCGCAACCTCGAATCCTTCAGCCGCCACCGGATTCCCTACGTCCTGGTGGACCGCGTCGCATCCGGCACCGGGACCTGCGCGGTCTCCGTCGACGACGTGCGGGGCGGCGCCCTGGCCGTCGGGCACCTGGTCTCGGCCGGGCACCGCTCGGTGGCCTACGTCAGCGGACCGGGTGACCTGCACCAGATCAGGGACCGCCGCACGGGCGCGCTGTCGGCCCTGGCCGAGGCGGGGCTGGAGCCCGAGGCGCTCGTCGAGATCCCCTCCGACCGGCTGGACGTGGCGGCGGGACGCGACGCCGGGGCCCGGCTGCTCGGCCTGGTGCCCCGCCCCACCGCGGTGTTCTGCGCGAACGACCTGCTCGCCCTCGGCGTGCTGCAGGCCCTGTACGCGGCCGGGGTGCGGGTGCCGCAGGACATCGCCATCGTCGGATACGACGACATCGAATTCGCCGCCGCCGCTGCCGTACCGCTCACCTCGGTCCGCCAGCCGGCGGTCGTGATGGGCCGGATGGCCGCCGAACTCCTGCTGGAGGAGGCCGAGGACGACGGCCACCACGAGCACCGCAGTGTGGTGCTCCAGCCGGAACTCGTCGTGCGCGCGTCGAGCTCAACCCCCCGCTGA
- a CDS encoding SsgA family sporulation/cell division regulator, with the protein MNTTVSCELHLRLVVSSESSLPVPAGLRYDTADPYAVHATFHTGAEETVEWVFARDLLAEGLHRPTGTGDVRVWPSRSHGQGVVCIALSSPEGEALLEAPARALESFLKRTDAAVPPGTEHRHFDLDTELSHILAES; encoded by the coding sequence ATGAACACCACGGTCAGCTGCGAGCTGCACCTGCGCCTCGTTGTGTCGAGCGAGTCCTCACTGCCTGTACCCGCGGGCCTGCGGTATGACACGGCCGATCCGTATGCCGTGCACGCCACCTTCCACACCGGAGCGGAGGAGACGGTCGAGTGGGTTTTCGCCCGCGACCTCCTTGCCGAGGGGCTGCACAGGCCCACCGGCACCGGAGACGTCCGCGTCTGGCCATCCCGTAGCCACGGCCAGGGCGTCGTCTGTATCGCGCTGAGCTCCCCAGAGGGCGAAGCCCTGCTCGAGGCCCCGGCACGGGCCCTGGAGTCGTTCCTGAAGAGGACCGACGCCGCGGTTCCGCCGGGCACCGAGCATCGTCACTTCGATCTCGATACGGAGCTCTCACACATCCTGGCGGAAAGCTGA
- a CDS encoding ATP-binding protein, which translates to MTNDTTITTVDSTTTGGVPDRATEPGGGHRQVTPPEDRYATELAFLAAHDSGPRPPGWLLTPRAVVAFVMGSAGEALSLPKGARPGAGVPRRLVIEQKFVGERALVERCVVTLAGERGLLLVGEPGTAKSMLSELLSAAVCGTSALTVQGTAGTTEDQLKYGWNYALLLAQGPTEQALVPSPVLAAMTRGAVARVEEVTRCLPEVQDALVSLLSERRIAVPELAGGEGAQVHAAPGFTLIATANLRDKGVSEMSAALKRRFNFETVGPIGDVDAETALVRRQSRAAVERVGAAFQVDDAVLEALVTAFRDLREGRSVEGWEVERPSTVMSTAEAVSVAGALGLAAAYFPGDRDVLSLLPGHLLGVVRKDDPADAARLLGYWDGPVRRRAEQGAATWRALWDLRAVLEN; encoded by the coding sequence ATGACGAACGACACCACGATTACCACCGTGGACAGCACCACCACGGGAGGCGTCCCGGACCGGGCGACGGAGCCCGGCGGGGGACACCGCCAGGTCACGCCGCCCGAGGACCGGTACGCCACCGAGCTGGCCTTCCTCGCCGCCCACGACTCCGGGCCCCGCCCACCCGGCTGGCTGCTCACCCCGCGCGCCGTCGTCGCCTTCGTCATGGGCAGCGCGGGCGAGGCACTGAGTCTGCCGAAGGGCGCCCGGCCCGGCGCCGGGGTGCCGCGCCGCCTGGTGATCGAGCAGAAGTTCGTCGGCGAGCGCGCCCTGGTCGAACGGTGCGTGGTCACCCTTGCCGGAGAGCGCGGACTCCTCCTCGTGGGCGAACCCGGTACCGCCAAGTCCATGCTCTCCGAGCTGCTGTCGGCGGCCGTCTGCGGGACCAGCGCGCTCACCGTGCAGGGCACCGCGGGCACCACCGAGGATCAGCTCAAGTACGGCTGGAACTACGCGCTGCTGCTCGCCCAGGGCCCCACCGAGCAGGCTCTGGTGCCCTCCCCGGTACTCGCCGCGATGACCAGGGGGGCCGTCGCCCGCGTCGAGGAGGTCACCCGCTGCCTGCCGGAGGTCCAGGACGCCCTGGTGTCCCTGCTCTCCGAGCGGCGGATCGCGGTCCCCGAACTCGCGGGCGGCGAGGGCGCCCAGGTGCACGCCGCCCCCGGGTTCACCCTCATCGCCACCGCCAACCTGCGGGACAAGGGCGTCTCGGAGATGTCCGCCGCCCTGAAGCGGCGCTTCAACTTCGAGACCGTGGGCCCCATCGGGGACGTGGACGCCGAGACCGCGCTCGTCCGGCGCCAGTCGCGGGCGGCCGTCGAACGCGTGGGCGCCGCCTTCCAGGTGGACGACGCGGTCCTCGAAGCCCTGGTCACCGCCTTCCGGGACCTGCGCGAGGGCCGCTCCGTGGAGGGCTGGGAGGTCGAGCGCCCCTCCACGGTGATGAGCACGGCGGAGGCGGTCTCCGTGGCGGGCGCCCTGGGCCTGGCCGCCGCCTACTTCCCCGGCGACCGGGACGTGCTGTCCCTCCTGCCCGGCCATCTGCTCGGTGTCGTCCGGAAGGACGACCCCGCCGACGCCGCACGGCTGCTTGGGTACTGGGACGGGCCGGTGCGCAGGCGTGCGGAGCAGGGGGCGGCCACCTGGCGTGCCCTGTGGGACCTGCGCGCGGTGCTGGAGAACTGA